A genomic window from Desertifilum tharense IPPAS B-1220 includes:
- a CDS encoding RNA-guided endonuclease TnpB family protein: MIVLEFKAYGKASQFNAVDEALRTVQFIRNKALRFWMDGLGKSQYDLNKYCAVLAKKFPFVNQLNSMARQASSERAWSAIARFYDNCKKGKPGKKGFPSFQKDNRSVEYKSTGWKLAQNRKSIIFTDKKGIGRLKLKGTRDLHFYQTEQIKRVRLVKRADGYSVQFCVSVDRVETIEPSGKTIGLDVGLNNFYTDSNGEVVENPRFLRKSEKVLKRSQRRVSRKIKGSNNRSKARQVLGKRHLKISRQRKDHAVKLARCVVQSNDLVAYEDLRIQNMVKNHCLAKSINDASWYQFRCWVEYFGKVFKKVTVAVNPAYTSQDCFSCGTTVKKSLSTRTHLCRCGCVLDRDTNAAKNILASGLGTVGHTGTFMLDMSNALGESTPTLAEAILSEQVGSMIKESPSF, translated from the coding sequence ATGATTGTACTAGAGTTTAAAGCCTACGGAAAAGCCAGTCAGTTCAACGCAGTAGATGAAGCGTTGAGAACAGTTCAGTTCATCCGCAATAAAGCATTGCGATTTTGGATGGATGGATTGGGTAAATCTCAGTATGACCTCAATAAATACTGTGCTGTACTGGCTAAAAAGTTTCCGTTTGTTAATCAACTCAACTCAATGGCACGTCAAGCAAGCTCCGAAAGAGCTTGGTCAGCTATTGCTCGGTTCTACGACAACTGCAAGAAAGGCAAACCCGGTAAAAAAGGTTTTCCATCTTTCCAGAAAGACAACCGCTCTGTTGAGTACAAATCTACAGGATGGAAGTTGGCGCAAAACCGCAAGTCAATTATTTTCACAGATAAGAAAGGAATTGGCAGACTCAAGCTGAAAGGGACTCGCGATCTGCATTTCTACCAAACTGAGCAAATCAAACGAGTCAGGTTGGTGAAACGTGCCGATGGGTACTCTGTACAATTTTGTGTATCAGTTGACCGTGTAGAAACGATTGAGCCATCGGGTAAAACAATCGGTTTAGACGTTGGGTTAAATAATTTCTACACCGATTCAAACGGTGAGGTGGTCGAGAATCCTAGATTTCTTCGCAAATCTGAGAAAGTTCTTAAGCGTTCTCAGCGTCGAGTGTCAAGGAAAATTAAAGGCTCAAACAATCGTAGCAAGGCTAGGCAGGTTCTAGGGAAGCGCCACCTCAAGATAAGTAGGCAACGTAAAGACCATGCTGTGAAGTTAGCACGGTGCGTAGTCCAGTCCAACGACTTGGTAGCCTATGAAGACTTGAGGATTCAGAATATGGTGAAGAATCACTGCCTAGCCAAGTCTATTAACGACGCTTCTTGGTATCAATTTAGGTGCTGGGTTGAGTATTTTGGCAAAGTTTTTAAGAAGGTGACTGTTGCCGTCAATCCAGCCTATACAAGCCAAGATTGTTTTAGTTGTGGAACAACGGTCAAGAAATCTCTATCCACTCGCACGCATCTTTGTAGATGTGGATGTGTTTTAGACAGAGACACGAATGCAGCTAAAAATATCCTTGCGTCAGGATTGGGTACTGTGGGGCACACAGGAACCTTCATGCTAGACATGAGCAACGCTTTAGGAGAATCAACCCCTACTCTGGCTGAAGCAATTCTGTCAGAGCAAGTTGGCTCAATGATTAAAGAATCCCCATCTTTTTAA